The nucleotide sequence CGGAATTCGATCATCCGCCGCTTTATCACGCTCCAACGCGAAACTGGTGACGTGATCCAGAAGATCACGGCCGATATGCGCGTTGAAATGGAGAAGGCCGGTATCACAGCCGACGTCGTCGGTCGCGCGAAAAAACCCTATTCGATCTGGCGTAAAATGCAGGAAAAAGAACAGGGTTTCAGCCGTCTTGCAGATATCTACGGCTTCCGCATCATTGTCGCGACAGAGGCTGATTGCTATCGGGTGCTCGGGGCGATTCATCAGCGCTGGCGCGCAGTGCCGGGGCGATTCAAAGACTACATCAGCCAGCCTAAGTCCAACGGCTATCGCTCGATCCACACAACCGTGTCCGGTCGCGACGGCAAACAAGTTGAGGTGCAGATCCGGACCCGCGAAATGCACGAGGTAGCTGAAACAGGTGTAGCGGCGCATTGGTCTTACAAGAATGGCGAGCGGGTCGAGAACCGCTTTGCCGTCGACCCGGTGAAATGGATTTCGTCGCTGACCGAACGGCTGGACGAAGATCAGGACCACGATGAATTCCTCGAAGCCGTCAAGCTTGAGATGTATCTGGATCAGGTGTTCTGCTTCACCCCCAAGGGCGATGTGATCAAACTGCCGCGCGGGGCGACACCGATTGATTTTGCTTATGCGATCCACACGCGAATTGGGTCTGCTTGTGTGGGGGCAAAGGTTGATGGGCTGCGTGTGCCGCTTTGGACCCGTCTCAAGAATGGTCAATCGGTTGAGGTTATTACGGCTGAGGGTCAGACACCTCAGGCCACTTGGATCGACATTGCCGTCACCGGTCGCGCCAAGACGGCGATCCGCAGATCCTTGCGTGAAGAGGACCGCGAGCGGTTTGTCCGGCTTGGGCGGGAGTTGGCGCGTGTCGCATTCGAGAATGTCGGCAAAAAAAGTACCGAAAAGGCGCTGGGCACAGCGGCCAAGGCACTGGCGATCGATGGTGTAGATGAACTGCTTGCCCGTCTTGGCAGCGCCGAGATTACCGGGCGCAAGGTCGTGACGGCCATTTATCCTGAGCTTGAGCACGCGCAAGGCGAAGAGATCGATCAGGGCCGTGCAGTCGTCGGTTTGGCGCCTGATCAGGTGCAGCAGCGTGGGGCCTGCTGCCAACCGGTACCGGGGGAGCGCATACTCGGCATCGCATTTCGCGGCCAAGGTGTTGTGGTCCATGCCATCGATTGCGCGGCGTTGGCCGACTATGAGGATCAGCCAGAGCGCTGGATCGATCTGCATTGGCAAGAGGGCACGCATGGCGCCGTGAATACTGTCACCTTTGACGCTACGATTGCGAATGATTCTGGCGTATTGGGACGTATTTGCACATTAATTGGCGAACAGAACGCCAATATCTCTGACCTCAAATTCATTGACCGGAAACCAGACTATTTTAGATTATTGATTGACGTAGATCTGCGCGACGCGGAGCATTTGCACCGCATTCAGACCGCGCTTGAGGCAGAAAGCAATGTGTCGTCGATTGTGCGGCACAAAGATCCGGGGCTTTCGGCTCTGGGCGCGGGGACACCTCGCAGGGAAGGATGATGAGTATTGGTCTTCAAACGCAGGGATAGACGCGCGATCTGGCAGGTCGTGTTGGATTTCTTCTATCCCCGCGGTGGCTGGACCCGTGCCTTTGAGTACGTCAAACACCGTGTGCGGCGGCTGCCAGATACACCGCAAAAGATCAGCCGCGGCATCTGGGCGGGCGTGTTCATCTGTTTCACACCGCTTTTTGGTCTGCACTTTGTGTTTGCGGCCATCGTCGCACGCCTCATGCGGGGTAATATCCTTGCGGCTCTGATGGCAACATTTTTTGGCAATCCGCTGACTTTCCCTGCGATTGGCTACCTGTCGATCAGTTTGGGGTCATGGATGCTGGGCCTTCCGCCCGGGCGCAATGATCACCTTGGTCAGAAATTCGCCGATGCCAGTTATGATCTGTGGAACAACATCGTTGCGATCTTTACGCCGGACCGGATCAATTGGCGTGGTTTGCAGGTGTTTTATGACGATGTTTTCTTTCCCTACCTTGTCGGCGGGATCATTCCGGGCCTGATCATTGCGACCATTGCTTATTATTTGTCAGTGCCCGTCATCGGTGCTTATCAAAAGCGCCGTAAAAAAGCATTGCTGGCAAAGCTTGACCAGTTGAAGAAAAAGACATCACCTAGCGATGAGGTTAATCGCTCGAGCTAAGGTATTGAAGGACTACCGAAGATGACACAGAGACTGCGCCTTGGCGTGAACATCGACCACGTCGCGACTGTAAGGAATGCGCGCGGTGGTACAGTGCCCGATCCGATCCGCGCGGCCGTCATTGCAGAGGAAGCTGGCGCTGATGGCATCACCGCCCATCTGCGCGAAGATCGCAGACATATCTCGGACGTTGATATCGAAGGTTTGATGGCTGCCCTGAAAGGCCCGCTGAACTTTGAGATGGCAGCGACTGAAGAAATGCAAGCCATTGCTCTTAGGCATAAACCACATGCGGTTTGTATCGTGCCAGAGAAACGTGAGGAACGCACCACCGAAGGCGGACTTGAGGTGGCCCGCGAGGAAAACGCCTTGGCGCACTACATCGCACCATTGCGCGATGCGGGATGCCGTGTGTCGATCTTCATTGCTGCCGACCAGCGCCAGATCGAAGCGGCACACCGGATCGGGGCGGAAGTGATCGAACTGCATACGGGGGCTTATTGCGACGCGCATGCTGAAGGCCGCTTTGACATGCGGGATGAGGAACTGCGCAAGCTGACCGACATGGCCGCGTTTGCGGATGATCTGGGACTTGAAGTCCATGCCGGGCATGGGTTGACATATGATTGCGTCAGACCGATTGCAGCGCTGCCACAGGTGGTCGAGCTCAATATTGGCCATTTCATCATTGGCGAGGCGATTTTTCGCGGGCTCGCGCTTAGCCATTGAAGAAATGCGGCATATCATGGATGAGGCCCGCAAATGATCAAGCATATCGTTTTGCTTGATCTTGATCCTGATTACAATCCGGCGGAATTGACCGCGATCATGGAAGGCCTTGATGACCTGCGTCATAGGCTTGATGGTTTTCAGGTGCTCGAACACGGTCCCAACAAAGACTTTGAAGGCATGTCAACGGACTGCACATACGCCTTTATCTGTCACTTTGCTGATGAAGACACGTCACGGAGGTATATCCTCAATCCAGAACACAATGAGCTTGGTCAGCGTTTGGTGAGAATCTGTCGCGGTGGCGTCAACGGTATTTCCGTGATCGATATGGCTGTCACCTCATGATCCTTGGTGTCGGCACAGATCTGGCAAATATCGAACGGATAGCCGGAACGCTTGATCGGTTCGGCGATCGTTTTCGCAATCGTGTCTTTACCGATATCGAACAGCGCAAAGCCGAGCGGCGCAAAGACGTCGCCGGGACCTACGCCAAACGCTGGGCCGCCAAAGAGGCGTGCTCTAAAGCGCTGGGCACCGGCCTGCGGATGGGCATTTCGTGGAAGGACATGGCCGTGTCCAATCTGCGCACGGGCCAACCAGTGATGGCGGTTACTGGATGGGCCAAAGAACGGCTGGATCAAATGACCCCACCGGGGCATGAGGCCATTATTCACGTGACTTTGACCGATGATCACCCTTGGGCACAGGCCTTTGTGGTCATCGAAGCGCGGCCCATCGCTTGACAGCATCAGCCCACACCCTCATGTAGCCTCAAACCACATCAAGGATCAGGCAATGGCCGAAAAAGCTGAGAACACAGGATTTGTTGCCTGGCTCGTCGAAACCGTGAAAACGGTGTTCTGGGCGCTGGTCATTGCAGGGATTTTCCGCACGGTCTTCTTTCAGCCATTCTGGATTCCGTCCGGATCAATGAAGGACACGCTTCTGATCGGTGATTTCTTGTTCGTCAACAAAATGGCTTACGGGTATTCCTACGCATCTTGCCCATCGATCCGCATCCAGCGGCTTGGTATTGATATTGGCGCCGATGATTTTTGTGGCTTCATTGAAGACCGCGAAGATCGTATTTTTGGGGCCGACCCGGAGCGCGGCGATATCGTTGTGTTCCGCCATCCCGTCGACGGGCGCGATTTTATCAAACGTCTGATCGGCGTCCCTGGTGACCGCATTCAGATGATTGACGGTGTGCTGCAGATCAACGACGAACCCGTGCAGGTCGAGGCTGCTGGAACCTTCAATGAAATCATGGAACCGCAAGGCCCGCTTGGTTTGCGCCCGCAGTGCGCCAATGGTGCTGTTGGATTTGGGGCGGTGTGCGAGAAACAGCGGTTCATTGAAATACTGCCAAATGGGGTCAGCCACGCAATCCTTGATATCGCGCCGCGGCCCACGGACAACACCGGTGTCTTCACCGTACCTGAAGGTCAGTTTTTCTTCATGGGTGACAACCGTGACAACTCTACCGATAGTCGTGTTGCGCAAGCGGCCCGTGGCGTGGGTTTTGTCGAACGCAAGGATATCGTTGGCAGGGCGGACCGCGTGATGTTCTCATCTGCAGGCAGGTCCATGTTCGCCTTCTGGACATGGCGGTCTGATCGTTTCTTCAAGGCGCTCGATTGAAGCTCTCAGCAGAACTCAACGCCTTTTCCCAAAGGCTGGGGCATAGTTTTGCTAAGCCCGAGGTCTTGATCCGCGCGGTCACGCATTCTTCGATTGTCAGCCCGCACCGTGACGACAATCAGCGGCTCGAATTTTTGGGTGATCGCGTTTTGGGGCTGGTGATGGCGGAAGCCTTGCTCGCGGCCGATCCGTCCGCTCCTGAAGGTCTACTTGCTCCTCGCTACAACGCTCTTGTGCGCCGTGAGGCTTGCGCGGATGTCGCCCGTCAAATTGATTTGGGGGCTGTTCTCAAGCTTGGCCGCTCTGAGATGAAGTCGGGCGGTCGTCGCAAAGAGGCTTTGCTGGCGGATGCGATGGAGGCTGTGATTGCGGCGGTCTATCAAGACGGTGGTTTTGATGCCGCCCGCGCGGCGATCCTGCGCTTGTGGGGCGACCGTATTCACAATGTTGCCGCTGATGCACGTGACGCCAAGACAGCGCTGCAGGAATGGGCACAGGCGCGGGGCGAAGTTCCGCCACAATACGTAGAGGTGGCGCGCACTGGACCTGATCACCAGCCAGTGTTTACGATTGAGGTGCGTTTGGCCTCGGGCCTGTCCGAGAAAGCCACGGCGGGTTCCAAACGGCATGCTGAACAGGCTGCGGCTGCGGCCCTCTTAGAGAAAGTCGACACATGACCGACGCGCCAACCAAAGCTGGCTTTGTGGCCCTAATTGGTGAACCAAATGCAGGTAAATCGACGCTGCTGAACCGGATGGTCGGGGCGAAAGTGTCAATCGTCACACATAAAGTGCAGACAACGCGCGCGCGGATTCTGTGGTGTGGCAATGGCAGAGAATGCGCAGTTGATCTTCATTGACACACCGGGGCTGTTCAAACCACGTCGTCGTCTGGACCGGGCGATGGTTGCCGCCGCATGGGGCGGTGCGGCCGACGCCGATGTTGTGGTCCTGATGATCGAGGCACATCGTGGGATCACGGATGGTGTAAAGGCGATCCTTGAGACGCTGGCGGAGCGGGCAGGCACATCACCCGTCGCTTTGGCGATCAACAAGATCGACAAGGTGAAGTCTGAGGTTCTCTTGGCGCTGACAAAAGAGATGAACGAGGCTTTCGCCTTTGCCGAAACCTTCATGATATCGGCCGAGCGCGGACACGGCTGCGACGCCTTGCGCGATTGGCTGACAACCCAAGTACCTGAGGGACCTTTCCTGTACCCTGAAGACCAGATTGCCGATCTGTCGATGCGGATGATCGCGGCAGAGATGACGCGCGAAAAGCTAACCCTGCGCCTTCATCAGGAACTGCCCTATGAGCTGACAGTCGAGACGGAGAACTGGGAAGAGCGCCCGGATGGTTCTGCCCGTATTGATCAGTTGATTTATGTTGCCCGTGACGGCCACAAGGGTATCGTCTTGGGCAAAGGCGGCGAGACGGTCAAGGCGATCAGCCAGGCGTCACGGCTTGAGCTGGAGGAGTTCCTTGGTCGCCGTGTGCACTTGTTTGTCAAGGTGAAGGTACGCCCCAACTGGCTGGAAGAATCCGAACGTTACTCGGAGATGGGCCTCGATTTCAAAGACGGTAACGCTTGAGGCTAACGGCGGACATCTGGGTTGCGGCCTATCTGACCCGTCTGCGCCTGATCGACGTGCCTGCCTTCATCGTACAGCGTGGCGACAGTACGGCAGGGGCCGTACTCATCAAACTGAACACGCTGGATGGCAAGGCCTGTTGCTATCAGCGCAGCTTTGATCTGATGACCGGTGACCGCAAATGGGTGGTTCTGGTTGAGGGCGACGAGGCAGAGGTCGACGTATCCGTGGCCAAACAACGCAGCTTTGATCCCGATCTTTGGGTTATAGAGGTTGAGGACAGACTTGGCCGTCATTTGCTGGATGAACCCGGGCTTGATTGACTTTTGTGCCTGTTGCCGGAGTTTATGTGCCAAGATGACGAGCAGTATCAAAGACAGAGACCCGGTCAGATGATCGCATGGCAGGATGAAGCCGCGTTGCTTTCTTCGCGTCCGTTTGGCGAAACCTCGGTGATTGTTGAGGTGTTTAGTGCTGAACATGGGCGCCATGCAGGTGTTGTGCGTGGCGGGACCAGTCGCAAACTTGCCCCGGTGCTGCAACCCGGCGCACAAGTAGCGGTCACTTGGAAGGCGCGGCTGGATAGCCATCTTGGCAGCTTTACAGTTGAACCGATCCGCAGCCGTGCCGCCGCCGCGATGGGGGACAGGCTCGCTTTGGCGGGGCTGAATGCGGTTTGCAGTCTACTGGCAATGGTGCTGCCAGAGCGTGAGGCCCACGCGCCGCTCTATGAGCGGACAGTAGCTTTGCTTGATCTTTTGGGGCAGTCGGATGTCTGGCCCCTGGCATATTTGCGATGGGAGCAGGCGTTGTTAGAGGAAATGGGGTTTGGGTTGGACCTATCCGCCTGCGCTGTACGCGGGGTCAATGAGGATCTGATCTATGTCTCACCCAAGTCCGGGCGCGCCGTCAGCCGCGCGGCAGCTGGCGAATGGGCAGACCGCATGTTGCCATTGCCGCAGGTGCTCGCGGGCCAAGGTGATGCGTCGCATGCAGAAATAGCAAAGGCGTTGGGAACCACTGGCTATTTTATTGAACATCGCCTGATCAAAGGGCTGGGTGACCATCCCATGCCAGCGGCCCGGGCCCGTTTGATAGATGCGATTGTCCGCGCAGAGAGCGCTTAAGCCAGTTTGTTGTCAATCAGGTACGTTGCAGAGGCCGCCGCTGCCTTGTGTGCTTGTCGCATTCCGCGGCCCAAGGTTTTGATGGCACGGGCGTTGTTTACTTTTTCTACGCGCCCAAGACTGGGGATGATGGACTTGATCGCAGGATCAAAGCGTCCAAGGAACCGGATCAGGAAATCAGGCGCAACACGCGTCACGATCCGCCGATCCGGATGTGCCGTCTTGATGGCCTGAGCAAGCTCTTTGAAGCTGAGGAATGTATCGACCGTCATGATGCGCTGGCCGTGGGTTTCTGGCTTGTCGATGGCCACAACATGCATTTCGGCGACGTCCTGTACATCCACCGTGCTGAACCCGATGTTTGGCAGCATCGGGTCCTTGCCCCTCAGCAAACGCTCCACGACCTGGATCGATGTCCCGAATTTCTGGTCCAGTGGTGCACCCAGCACAAACCCCGGATTAACGACCGTCAATTTCATGTCAGGCGCTTCATCTTGGACGAATTGCCATGCGGCCTGTTCAGCCAATGTTTTTGAACGGGTATAGGCTGTCAGTTTCGGATCGGTGGGATCGGTCCAGTTGGTTTCGTCAAATGCGCTGTCACCAGCCGGTAAAGCGGACCCCATGATGGCGGCTGTCGAGGATGTGAAGACCACTCTTGAAATACCTGCTTTATGAGCCGCCCGTAGCGCGCGCAAGGCG is from Yoonia sp. GPGPB17 and encodes:
- a CDS encoding DUF2062 domain-containing protein, with product MVFKRRDRRAIWQVVLDFFYPRGGWTRAFEYVKHRVRRLPDTPQKISRGIWAGVFICFTPLFGLHFVFAAIVARLMRGNILAALMATFFGNPLTFPAIGYLSISLGSWMLGLPPGRNDHLGQKFADASYDLWNNIVAIFTPDRINWRGLQVFYDDVFFPYLVGGIIPGLIIATIAYYLSVPVIGAYQKRRKKALLAKLDQLKKKTSPSDEVNRSS
- a CDS encoding RelA/SpoT family protein, producing MTTADDLIALVRTYNPNSNQALLRDAFAFGAEMHEGQFRHSGEPYFTHPVAVASILAEQQMDDATLVTALLHDTIEDTKASFAAVEERFGREIAELVDGVTKLTNLQLTSTQTKQAENFRKLFMATSRDLRVTLVKLADRLHNMRTIKSMRPEKQAQKARETMDIFAPLAGRMGMQWMREELEDLSFRVLNPEGRNSIIRRFITLQRETGDVIQKITADMRVEMEKAGITADVVGRAKKPYSIWRKMQEKEQGFSRLADIYGFRIIVATEADCYRVLGAIHQRWRAVPGRFKDYISQPKSNGYRSIHTTVSGRDGKQVEVQIRTREMHEVAETGVAAHWSYKNGERVENRFAVDPVKWISSLTERLDEDQDHDEFLEAVKLEMYLDQVFCFTPKGDVIKLPRGATPIDFAYAIHTRIGSACVGAKVDGLRVPLWTRLKNGQSVEVITAEGQTPQATWIDIAVTGRAKTAIRRSLREEDRERFVRLGRELARVAFENVGKKSTEKALGTAAKALAIDGVDELLARLGSAEITGRKVVTAIYPELEHAQGEEIDQGRAVVGLAPDQVQQRGACCQPVPGERILGIAFRGQGVVVHAIDCAALADYEDQPERWIDLHWQEGTHGAVNTVTFDATIANDSGVLGRICTLIGEQNANISDLKFIDRKPDYFRLLIDVDLRDAEHLHRIQTALEAESNVSSIVRHKDPGLSALGAGTPRREG
- the acpS gene encoding holo-ACP synthase, producing MILGVGTDLANIERIAGTLDRFGDRFRNRVFTDIEQRKAERRKDVAGTYAKRWAAKEACSKALGTGLRMGISWKDMAVSNLRTGQPVMAVTGWAKERLDQMTPPGHEAIIHVTLTDDHPWAQAFVVIEARPIA
- the recO gene encoding DNA repair protein RecO, with protein sequence MIAWQDEAALLSSRPFGETSVIVEVFSAEHGRHAGVVRGGTSRKLAPVLQPGAQVAVTWKARLDSHLGSFTVEPIRSRAAAAMGDRLALAGLNAVCSLLAMVLPEREAHAPLYERTVALLDLLGQSDVWPLAYLRWEQALLEEMGFGLDLSACAVRGVNEDLIYVSPKSGRAVSRAAAGEWADRMLPLPQVLAGQGDASHAEIAKALGTTGYFIEHRLIKGLGDHPMPAARARLIDAIVRAESA
- a CDS encoding DUF1491 family protein; its protein translation is MRLTADIWVAAYLTRLRLIDVPAFIVQRGDSTAGAVLIKLNTLDGKACCYQRSFDLMTGDRKWVVLVEGDEAEVDVSVAKQRSFDPDLWVIEVEDRLGRHLLDEPGLD
- the lepB gene encoding signal peptidase I, with amino-acid sequence MAEKAENTGFVAWLVETVKTVFWALVIAGIFRTVFFQPFWIPSGSMKDTLLIGDFLFVNKMAYGYSYASCPSIRIQRLGIDIGADDFCGFIEDREDRIFGADPERGDIVVFRHPVDGRDFIKRLIGVPGDRIQMIDGVLQINDEPVQVEAAGTFNEIMEPQGPLGLRPQCANGAVGFGAVCEKQRFIEILPNGVSHAILDIAPRPTDNTGVFTVPEGQFFFMGDNRDNSTDSRVAQAARGVGFVERKDIVGRADRVMFSSAGRSMFAFWTWRSDRFFKALD
- a CDS encoding SDR family oxidoreductase, translating into MQKTVLMTGASGYIAKHIALQLLEAGYRVRGTVRSLARGAEVADAVRPHLSDTTDLENRLTFVALDLSSDDGWDDAMAGVDVLMHTASPFPLTQPKNADDLIRPAVDGALRALRAAHKAGISRVVFTSSTAAIMGSALPAGDSAFDETNWTDPTDPKLTAYTRSKTLAEQAAWQFVQDEAPDMKLTVVNPGFVLGAPLDQKFGTSIQVVERLLRGKDPMLPNIGFSTVDVQDVAEMHVVAIDKPETHGQRIMTVDTFLSFKELAQAIKTAHPDRRIVTRVAPDFLIRFLGRFDPAIKSIIPSLGRVEKVNNARAIKTLGRGMRQAHKAAAASATYLIDNKLA
- the rnc gene encoding ribonuclease III; the encoded protein is MKLSAELNAFSQRLGHSFAKPEVLIRAVTHSSIVSPHRDDNQRLEFLGDRVLGLVMAEALLAADPSAPEGLLAPRYNALVRREACADVARQIDLGAVLKLGRSEMKSGGRRKEALLADAMEAVIAAVYQDGGFDAARAAILRLWGDRIHNVAADARDAKTALQEWAQARGEVPPQYVEVARTGPDHQPVFTIEVRLASGLSEKATAGSKRHAEQAAAAALLEKVDT
- a CDS encoding Dabb family protein, coding for MIKHIVLLDLDPDYNPAELTAIMEGLDDLRHRLDGFQVLEHGPNKDFEGMSTDCTYAFICHFADEDTSRRYILNPEHNELGQRLVRICRGGVNGISVIDMAVTS